In Verrucomicrobiota bacterium, the following proteins share a genomic window:
- a CDS encoding GspE/PulE family protein translates to MSEPQTQASVLKQLLDRMVATQQLSALDAVTLAQPGTGAKPAVQTEEDVLRWLAKEYGLTYTTLEDVEPDRQLLSLFPARILLKEELLPLTRTNGVVEVATSRLFATQGLDALKTLSGLTLKPVLASSEAIQREMKKRLGVGADTIGSLGEEASFQVVDENPDENTNLDGAAEDASIIRFVNQVLRDAIELRSSDIHLEPFEDEFRIRYRIDGVLQEVPVPPQLKRFQPAIVSRIKILSHLNIAEKRLPQDGRIKIRIDAAEVDIRVSVIPMLHGEAVVMRLLRQNATLRGMEQLGMDQRELDCFRRVLQMPHGIILVTGPTGSGKTSTLYTALHEINDSVRKIITIEDPVEYQLKGVNQIQVSEKAGLTFARGLRSILRHDPDVILIGEIRDQETAQIAVQASLTGHLVFSTLHTNDAPGALTRLVDMGVEPYLVASSLEAVLAQRLVRVLCKHCKQVDDSPAAQAFKAQIGIPANTIIYRSVGCRECRQTGFYGRQAIFEWMDSDNEIRQLILKNASSDLIRDAARRAGMRMLADDGWRLVRLGITTVEEVLSVTTVKEIARTSKVETASGSVSELHAANLKPALTP, encoded by the coding sequence ATGAGCGAACCTCAAACCCAGGCATCGGTTTTGAAACAGTTGCTGGATCGCATGGTTGCGACCCAGCAACTGTCCGCCTTGGATGCCGTGACTCTGGCCCAGCCGGGGACCGGCGCCAAGCCTGCCGTTCAAACCGAAGAGGACGTGTTGCGCTGGCTGGCGAAGGAATATGGGCTGACTTATACCACGCTTGAGGATGTGGAGCCGGATCGCCAGCTACTCTCCCTTTTTCCCGCCCGTATCCTGCTAAAAGAGGAATTGCTGCCATTAACGCGCACCAACGGGGTGGTGGAAGTGGCGACGAGCCGACTGTTCGCCACGCAGGGGCTGGACGCGCTGAAAACCCTGAGCGGTCTCACGCTCAAGCCGGTGCTGGCTTCCAGCGAAGCCATCCAACGGGAGATGAAAAAGCGCCTGGGAGTGGGCGCCGACACCATTGGCAGCCTGGGCGAGGAAGCCTCGTTCCAAGTGGTGGATGAAAACCCGGATGAAAACACCAACCTGGACGGGGCGGCGGAGGATGCCTCGATCATCCGGTTCGTCAATCAGGTGCTGCGGGATGCCATCGAGCTACGTTCTTCGGATATTCACCTTGAACCGTTCGAGGATGAATTTCGCATCCGTTATCGTATTGACGGTGTGTTGCAGGAAGTGCCGGTGCCGCCGCAACTCAAACGCTTTCAGCCGGCTATCGTCTCGCGCATTAAAATTCTGAGCCACCTGAATATTGCCGAGAAACGCCTGCCGCAGGACGGGCGCATCAAGATTCGCATTGACGCCGCCGAGGTGGATATTCGCGTATCGGTGATTCCCATGCTCCACGGTGAGGCGGTGGTCATGCGCTTGTTGCGGCAGAACGCCACCTTGCGGGGCATGGAACAACTCGGGATGGATCAGCGGGAACTGGATTGCTTCCGGCGGGTGCTGCAAATGCCGCACGGGATCATCCTGGTGACCGGCCCGACGGGTAGCGGCAAGACTTCGACGCTTTACACGGCGCTTCACGAGATCAACGATTCGGTGCGCAAGATCATCACCATCGAAGATCCCGTTGAATACCAGCTCAAGGGGGTCAACCAGATCCAAGTATCGGAAAAAGCCGGCCTGACTTTCGCACGCGGGCTGCGCTCGATTTTGCGCCACGACCCCGACGTGATTCTGATCGGCGAAATTCGCGACCAGGAAACCGCCCAGATTGCCGTGCAGGCATCCCTGACCGGGCACTTGGTCTTCTCCACGTTACACACCAATGACGCCCCGGGCGCGCTGACGCGCTTGGTGGACATGGGCGTGGAACCTTACCTGGTGGCATCGTCGCTCGAAGCGGTGTTGGCGCAACGGTTGGTCCGCGTGTTGTGCAAGCACTGCAAGCAGGTGGATGACTCGCCGGCAGCGCAGGCGTTCAAGGCGCAGATCGGCATCCCCGCGAACACCATCATCTACCGCTCGGTCGGTTGTCGGGAATGCCGTCAGACCGGATTTTACGGACGGCAGGCCATTTTTGAATGGATGGACTCGGATAATGAAATCCGCCAATTGATCTTGAAAAACGCGTCCAGCGACCTGATCCGGGACGCAGCCCGCCGCGCGGGCATGCGCATGTTGGCGGATGACGGTTGGCGGTTGGTGCGCTTAGGCATCACTACTGTCGAGGAAGTGCTCAGCGTGACCACCGTCAAGGAGATCGCGCGCACCAGCAAAGTGGAAACGGCGAGCGGCAGTGTCAGCGAGTTGCACGCGGCCAATCTCAAGCCCGCCCTCACGCCTTAA
- a CDS encoding type II secretion system F family protein — protein MPTFQYKAIQADGSVAEGRLEAAGRPEAFRQIEGLGLRPINLSENQAAGAADQGLVLPAGLSNFLAGKGSDKITARALENFTRLLSSLLAAGVPLSRALVILHRETSAPAAAAKWKQIHDLVIDGMSLADAMAKSPDVFPRVYVAMVQAGETGGFLDLVLAQIADFQAREKELRSKITTAMLYPTILLVLALGVVIFLLTFFIPRFQSVFAGFGGALPMATQLVVSTSEIVRSYGLFVALGLGILVWFLRNWIDSEKGRRTWEGLMLKAPLVGPLVAQFAMARFCRMLGTLLAAGVPLVQGLNVARKSIGNQILVDAVGQAIDRVQKGGQMGASLADCRGLFSGSVLEMITVAEESGKLDTELIRIANVTEGDLDRELKTAVAFAEPLMLFFIAAFIGTIFISMVLPIFTLQQFIK, from the coding sequence ATGCCCACCTTTCAATACAAAGCAATCCAGGCGGACGGCAGCGTCGCCGAAGGCCGGCTCGAAGCGGCCGGACGCCCCGAGGCGTTCCGGCAAATTGAGGGGCTGGGATTGAGGCCCATTAACCTTTCGGAGAACCAAGCCGCCGGAGCTGCGGACCAAGGCTTGGTTTTGCCCGCCGGGTTAAGCAATTTTCTCGCTGGCAAGGGCTCGGATAAAATTACCGCCCGCGCACTCGAAAATTTTACGCGCCTGCTTTCCAGCCTGCTCGCCGCCGGTGTGCCGCTGAGCCGGGCGCTGGTTATTTTGCACCGGGAGACCTCGGCGCCCGCCGCTGCCGCGAAGTGGAAGCAGATTCATGACCTGGTCATTGACGGCATGTCCCTGGCGGATGCCATGGCCAAATCCCCGGACGTATTTCCGCGCGTCTATGTGGCGATGGTACAGGCGGGCGAGACCGGCGGATTCCTCGACTTGGTGCTGGCGCAAATCGCCGATTTCCAGGCGCGGGAAAAAGAGCTGCGGTCCAAGATCACGACGGCGATGCTCTACCCGACCATCCTGCTGGTGCTGGCGCTGGGCGTGGTCATCTTTCTGCTCACCTTTTTCATTCCCCGTTTTCAATCGGTGTTCGCGGGTTTTGGCGGGGCGTTGCCCATGGCCACCCAACTGGTCGTCTCGACCAGCGAAATCGTGCGCTCGTATGGGCTGTTTGTCGCGCTCGGGTTGGGCATCCTGGTATGGTTTCTCCGCAACTGGATTGATTCGGAAAAGGGACGGCGGACATGGGAAGGCCTGATGCTAAAGGCGCCCCTCGTGGGCCCGTTGGTGGCGCAATTCGCGATGGCGCGTTTTTGCCGGATGCTGGGCACCCTGCTGGCGGCGGGCGTGCCGCTGGTGCAGGGGCTGAACGTGGCCCGCAAATCCATCGGCAACCAGATTCTGGTGGACGCGGTGGGGCAGGCCATTGACCGGGTGCAAAAGGGCGGGCAAATGGGCGCCAGTCTGGCGGATTGCCGCGGGCTGTTCAGCGGCTCGGTGCTCGAAATGATCACCGTGGCCGAGGAAAGCGGCAAGCTGGACACGGAATTGATCCGCATTGCGAATGTCACCGAGGGAGACCTGGACCGCGAACTCAAGACGGCGGTCGCGTTTGCGGAGCCGTTGATGCTGTTTTTCATTGCGGCCTTCATCGGCACGATTTTCATCAGCATGGTGCTGCCGATCTTCACCCTGCAACAATTTATTAAGTAA
- the gspG gene encoding type II secretion system major pseudopilin GspG — protein MKCNPIIKNRTHTRTARAFTLIELLLVLVILGILAAIVVPKFAGRTEQARNTAAQTQISSFSTALDAFEVDNGYYPKGKNGLLDLVQQPRDTQNWHGPYLKDLPKDPWGNEYIYECPGRHNPSSYDLMSMGPDGRVGGDDDVTNWQQKR, from the coding sequence ATGAAATGCAACCCGATCATTAAAAACCGGACACACACACGAACCGCGCGCGCGTTCACGTTGATTGAACTGCTGCTGGTGCTGGTCATCCTGGGCATTCTGGCCGCCATTGTGGTGCCCAAGTTTGCCGGGCGCACTGAGCAGGCGCGCAATACGGCGGCCCAAACCCAGATCAGCTCGTTCAGCACCGCGCTGGACGCGTTCGAGGTGGACAACGGGTATTATCCCAAGGGCAAGAACGGACTGCTCGACCTGGTGCAGCAGCCGCGCGACACGCAGAACTGGCACGGGCCGTACTTGAAAGACCTTCCCAAGGATCCGTGGGGCAATGAATATATCTATGAATGCCCCGGGCGGCACAACCCCAGTTCTTATGACCTGATGTCCATGGGGCCGGATGGGCGCGTGGGAGGCGATGATGATGTTACCAACTGGCAACAAAAACGCTAA
- a CDS encoding GspH/FimT family pseudopilin has protein sequence MMMLPTGNKNANRTARPFARAFTLVELILVMAILVVVISVAAPSLSGFFHGRTLDSEARRLLALTRYGQSRAVYEGVPMLLWVDAKGGAYGLEEEYGYTEEDTKAVEFNLDDELEVSVVQNAAAVLKSRPVTSGSTSATRNKHRDLPAIRFQSDGTISETSPETVRLVNRAGDTLQVVIARNNLSYEIETPNSRLARASR, from the coding sequence ATGATGATGTTACCAACTGGCAACAAAAACGCTAACCGGACGGCGCGCCCGTTCGCACGGGCGTTCACGTTGGTTGAGTTGATCCTGGTCATGGCCATTCTGGTGGTAGTGATCTCGGTGGCCGCGCCTTCGCTGAGCGGCTTCTTCCATGGGCGCACCCTGGATTCCGAGGCGCGCCGGCTGTTGGCACTAACCCGATACGGGCAAAGCCGCGCCGTCTATGAAGGCGTGCCCATGCTGCTGTGGGTGGATGCCAAGGGTGGCGCGTACGGGTTGGAGGAGGAATATGGTTATACGGAGGAGGACACCAAGGCGGTGGAATTTAACCTGGATGATGAATTGGAAGTCAGTGTCGTGCAGAATGCCGCTGCCGTCCTTAAAAGCCGGCCGGTGACTTCGGGCTCGACCTCGGCGACCCGCAATAAGCATCGCGATCTGCCGGCCATCCGTTTTCAATCGGATGGCACCATCTCGGAGACCAGTCCGGAAACCGTGCGCCTGGTCAACCGCGCCGGCGACACCTTGCAGGTGGTGATCGCCCGCAATAATTTGAGCTATGAGATTGAAACCCCAAACAGCCGCTTGGCCCGCGCCAGCCGTTAG
- a CDS encoding type II secretion system protein, with protein MRLKPQTAAWPAPAVRRAAAGFTLAEVLAALLFLAIVIPVAMQGLRVASLAGEVADRKSRAARVAERVLAENLVTTNWNKSVQNGTTTERDREYRWTLRTETWSQDGTQYAPRLLTVEVLYAVQSQDYSVRLSTLSPGTQQP; from the coding sequence ATGAGATTGAAACCCCAAACAGCCGCTTGGCCCGCGCCAGCCGTTAGGCGCGCCGCCGCCGGGTTCACGCTCGCAGAAGTGCTCGCCGCACTGCTGTTCCTGGCGATTGTGATTCCGGTGGCCATGCAGGGGTTGCGGGTGGCCAGCCTGGCGGGTGAAGTGGCTGACCGGAAAAGCCGGGCCGCGCGCGTGGCGGAACGGGTGCTCGCCGAAAACCTGGTCACCACCAATTGGAACAAGTCCGTCCAGAATGGCACCACCACGGAACGGGATCGGGAATATCGCTGGACGTTGCGCACGGAAACCTGGAGCCAGGATGGGACGCAATACGCCCCGCGCCTGCTCACGGTCGAAGTATTGTATGCGGTGCAAAGCCAGGATTACTCGGTGCGCCTGAGCACGCTCAGCCCGGGAACCCAGCAACCATGA
- a CDS encoding type II secretion system protein GspJ — MILSPTKQMQRPGGSPRRGRAFTLIELLLAFVIFSIVLAAANTVFYAALRLHTRTTAALDTSHSENLAVTMIRRDLQGVTPPGGILAGTFRIGMVSSGSGFSQSPGIEFCTTTGVLNDDEPWGDIQKISYQLREPLERSQTQGKDLVRCVTRNLLSTGNEVPDEQRLLGEVQTLEFYGYTGSDWRDTWDTSLTDTNLPTAVRMRLYLAAAPDADKSARQAIELIVPCTSQTRGTNVVVSQ, encoded by the coding sequence ATGATTTTGTCGCCAACCAAGCAGATGCAGCGGCCCGGTGGTTCTCCCCGCCGGGGGCGCGCGTTTACTTTGATTGAGCTGCTGCTGGCCTTCGTGATTTTCAGCATCGTCCTGGCCGCTGCCAACACCGTGTTCTACGCCGCGCTACGGTTGCACACTCGAACCACGGCCGCCTTGGACACCTCTCACTCCGAAAACTTGGCGGTGACCATGATCCGTCGGGATTTGCAGGGGGTCACGCCACCCGGCGGCATTTTGGCGGGTACCTTTCGCATTGGGATGGTCAGCAGCGGTTCCGGTTTTTCCCAGAGTCCGGGGATCGAGTTTTGCACCACCACCGGCGTCTTGAACGACGATGAGCCGTGGGGCGACATCCAAAAAATCAGTTATCAACTCCGGGAACCGTTGGAGCGGTCCCAAACCCAAGGCAAGGATTTGGTGCGGTGCGTCACCCGCAATTTGCTTTCCACCGGTAACGAGGTGCCAGACGAGCAGCGGTTGTTGGGCGAGGTTCAGACGCTGGAATTTTATGGTTACACGGGCAGCGATTGGCGCGATACCTGGGATACCTCGCTGACCGATACGAACCTGCCCACGGCCGTGCGGATGCGCCTGTATCTCGCGGCGGCCCCGGATGCCGACAAATCCGCCCGGCAGGCCATTGAACTGATCGTACCGTGTACGTCGCAAACGCGCGGAACGAATGTGGTGGTGTCGCAATGA
- a CDS encoding helix-hairpin-helix domain-containing protein, producing MRTSPPYPQPARRADRGSVLVIVLWIALGLVTLTLYFANAMGFELRASDNRVSALTADQAIEGATRYVSYVLSTLGTNGIVPDYAAYYREAVPVGDAHFWLIGRSYDNQTPSAQPFFGLIDEASKLNLNTANTNMLALLPRMTTDLATYIVQWRSTNGDGSQTYAMLHPPYQCKSTNFETTDELRLVYGMTMDILVGEDVTRNGVLDPGENDDSRNNLVDSGVLEYVTVYSREPNTKCTNVNNRAQITALLRDRLGATRANEVIRRLGPATTTFRSPLQFYRSSGLKIDEFTQIGTNISVTSSLFKQGRVNINTASPVVLACLPGLTDDLAAQLVSYRQLNPDKIATIAWVVEALGQNNNTALQTLAGGDYITTQSYQFTADIAAIGPFGRGYRRVRFVFDTSEGTPKIIYRQDLSHLGWALGKDARQTWLIAKGTHE from the coding sequence ATGAGAACGTCGCCGCCATATCCCCAGCCCGCCCGCCGCGCCGATCGCGGCTCGGTGCTCGTCATTGTATTGTGGATCGCCCTCGGGCTGGTCACGCTCACGCTATATTTTGCCAACGCGATGGGTTTCGAGTTGCGCGCTTCGGACAACCGGGTGTCCGCCCTGACAGCGGATCAAGCCATCGAAGGCGCGACCCGTTATGTGAGCTATGTGCTGTCCACGCTGGGCACCAACGGCATCGTGCCGGATTATGCCGCTTACTATCGGGAAGCCGTCCCGGTGGGCGACGCGCATTTCTGGTTGATCGGTCGCAGTTACGATAATCAGACGCCGTCCGCGCAGCCATTTTTTGGCCTGATAGACGAGGCGTCCAAGTTGAATTTGAACACGGCCAACACCAATATGCTTGCCCTGTTGCCGCGCATGACCACGGATCTGGCGACCTACATCGTTCAATGGCGCAGTACCAATGGCGACGGTTCCCAAACCTATGCCATGCTGCATCCGCCGTATCAGTGCAAAAGCACCAACTTCGAGACCACGGATGAACTGCGGCTGGTCTATGGCATGACGATGGATATCCTCGTCGGCGAGGATGTGACGCGCAACGGGGTGCTGGACCCGGGCGAAAATGATGACAGCCGGAACAACCTGGTGGATTCCGGCGTGCTGGAATATGTGACGGTGTACAGCCGCGAGCCGAATACGAAGTGTACCAATGTGAACAACCGGGCGCAAATAACCGCGCTGTTGCGGGATCGCCTGGGTGCCACCCGTGCCAACGAAGTGATCCGCCGGCTCGGTCCGGCCACCACCACTTTTCGCAGTCCGTTGCAGTTTTACCGGAGCAGCGGGTTGAAAATTGATGAGTTTACTCAGATCGGCACCAATATTTCCGTGACTTCGAGCCTCTTCAAGCAGGGGCGCGTGAATATCAACACGGCCAGCCCGGTGGTGTTGGCGTGCCTGCCGGGGCTTACGGACGACCTCGCGGCGCAACTGGTTTCCTATCGGCAGCTCAACCCGGACAAAATCGCCACGATCGCCTGGGTGGTGGAGGCGTTGGGCCAGAATAACAACACCGCCCTGCAAACACTGGCGGGCGGGGACTACATCACCACCCAAAGTTATCAGTTCACCGCCGATATTGCCGCCATCGGCCCCTTCGGACGCGGTTACCGGCGGGTCCGCTTTGTTTTCGACACCAGTGAAGGTACGCCCAAGATCATTTATCGCCAGGATCTCAGTCATCTTGGTTGGGCGCTGGGCAAAGATGCCCGGCAGACCTGGCTGATAGCAAAGGGAACGCATGAGTAA
- the pilO gene encoding type 4a pilus biogenesis protein PilO, with protein MKIKNRQNLLVMLAIGAVALFAGDSLLFTPLTKMWKARSERIEALRKQVSQGEALIKREKAVFSRWAMMRTNTLPIQAPMAEQRLLRTLDGYALDSRLSLTSITPQWKHEADDYTTLECRVDAVGSLSTITRFLFDLENNPLGLKLDNVELTARDTEGQQITLGLQLSGLVLNQEQ; from the coding sequence ATGAAAATAAAAAATCGCCAAAATTTGCTGGTCATGTTGGCCATCGGCGCGGTAGCCCTTTTCGCTGGGGATTCGCTGCTGTTCACGCCGCTGACCAAGATGTGGAAGGCTCGATCTGAACGCATTGAAGCCCTGCGCAAACAGGTGAGTCAGGGGGAAGCGCTGATCAAACGGGAAAAAGCGGTGTTTAGCCGGTGGGCGATGATGCGCACCAACACGCTGCCCATTCAAGCCCCGATGGCGGAGCAACGGCTATTGCGCACGCTGGATGGTTATGCGCTGGACAGCCGGCTCAGCCTGACTTCGATCACCCCCCAGTGGAAACACGAGGCGGACGACTATACCACCTTGGAATGCCGGGTGGACGCCGTCGGCAGCCTCAGCACCATCACCCGCTTTCTCTTTGACCTGGAGAACAATCCGCTGGGTTTGAAACTCGACAATGTGGAACTCACCGCGCGCGACACGGAAGGCCAACAAATCACCTTGGGCTTGCAACTGAGCGGCCTGGTGCTAAATCAAGAGCAATGA